One window from the genome of Bacillus rossius redtenbacheri isolate Brsri chromosome 17, Brsri_v3, whole genome shotgun sequence encodes:
- the LOC134540819 gene encoding uncharacterized protein LOC134540819 isoform X2: protein MINFYNVITDLQRIFFQYKQGKLSNIPEIDFFGAPFTFEKWMHLECAQGPKYKQSEQTVDELPDHPHGRKKKFLIGNTKKIGCQAVMSVRCVRVYPEFPAEDTERKKRAMVKKLREVIQKESPVNTYLRYYIKVCCAESHSHSMTSSHLSQQINKDLAIEIKRLVNEGITSTREVKLLLQEYVKSKFADNKMPCRLSKAFFPEDSVIYTHVHRALFSNKKEQMDQEVLQQTINEWKIQNSDDLFFYRPYEDVGDVKSLLFCYQSKWQQKLLLRYGSVCLLDATYKTTKYALPLFFLAVKTNVGYSVVGTFIVQSESTESIAEALKVFQEWLPEWQPQFWMTDFSEAEIGAIDKIFPESTVYLCSFHREQAWLRWVRKSGNVTNGDAEEILSMWRAIAASRDEVEFHVNVEKMNTSNIMQRNPKASHYFATRWLSHECRWVQAYSEKDLVTIIHTNNGIESQNKVLKHSYLCHSSDKSLTGMLKIVINNYLPDVYRKYCSKNSTVKLFNSEIPSYLINRPQHFIKHVLTRISAARFDFSKDSITEISEGIFGVQSSTDREKFYCVNFDNATCTCMDFITFRFPCKHMCAIF from the exons ATCTACAAAGGATTTTTTTCCAATATAAACAGGGGAAATTAAGCAACATCCCTGAGATTGATTTCTTCGGGGCACCATTTACGTTTGAAAAATGGATGCACCTAGAATGTGCCCAAGGCCCAAAATATAAACAGTCTGAACAAACAGTTGATGAACTG cctgatCACCCACATGGCAGAAAAAAGAAATTCCTAATTGgaaacaccaaaaaaattggctgtcaAGCAGTCATGTCGGTCAGGTGTGTCCGTGTGTACCCTGAATTTCCTGCAGAAGACACGGAGAGGAAGAAACGTGCT ATGGTGAAAAAACTGAGGGAAGTGATTCAGAAAGAATCTCCTGTTAACACCTACCTACGCTACTACATAAAAGTATGTTGTGCAGAGAGCCATAGTCATTCGATGACTTCATCACACCTCAGCCAACAAATCAATAAAGATCTGGCAATAGAAATCAAAAGACTTGTAAATGAAGGAATTACAAGTACAagagaagtaaaattattattacaagaGTATGTAAAAAGTAAATTTGCTGACAACAAAATGCCTTGTAGGCTAAGTAAAGCTTTCTTTCCAGAAGATTCTGTTATTTACACACATGTACATAGGGcactattttcaaataaaaaagaaCAAATGGACCAAGAAGTGTTGCAGCAAACCATCAACGAATGGAAAATTCAAAATAGCGATGACCTTTTTTTTTACCGGCCGTATGAAGATGTTGGTGATGTGAAATCTTTATTGTTTTGTTACCAATCAAAATGGCAACAGAAGTTGCTATTGCGGTATGGTAGTGTGTGTCTGTTGGACGCCACATACAAAACGACGAAATATGctttgccacttttttttttagcagtcaaGACCAATGTCGGCTACAGTGTTGTTGGTACGTTTATAGTGCAATCCGAAAGCACAGAATCGATTGCAGAAGCTTTAAAAGTATTCCAGGAATGGCTTCCTGAATGGCAACCACAATTCTGGATGACAGACTTCAGTGAGGCAGAAATAGGTGCGATAGACAAAATCTTTCCTGAAAGCACTGTGTACTTATGCTCATTTCACAGGGAGCAAGCCTGGTTAAGGTGGGTGAGGAAGAGCGGTAATGTCACTAATGGTGATGCAGAAGAGATTTTAAGTATGTGGCGTGCCATTGCAGCTTCAAGAGATGAGGTTGAGTTTCATGTTAATGTAGAAAAAATGAACACAAGCAACATCATGCAACGGAACCCCAAAGCGTCCCATTATTTTGCTACTCGGTGGCTATCTCATGAGTGTAGGTGGGTACAAGCCTACAGTGAAAAAGATCTTGTCACAATTATTCACACCAATAATGGAATTGAAAGTCAAAATAAAGTGTTGAAGCATTCATATCTGTGTCACAGTTCTGATAAATCTCTGACTGGAATGCTCAAGATAGTAATCAACAACTATTTACCAGACGTGTACAGAAAATATTGCTCCAAGAATTCTACTGTCAAGTTGTTTAATTCTGAGATTCCATCATATTTAATCAATCGACCACAGCATTTTATAAAACACGTTCTCACTAGAATAAGTGCTGCCCGATTTGACTTCAGCAAGGACTCCATTACAGAAATTTCAGAAGGGATTTTTGGAGTCCAAAGTTCTACGGATAGAGAGAAATTTTACTGTGTTAATTTTGATAATGCTACATGCACTTGCATGGACTTCATTACTTTCAGATTTCCTTGCAAACACATGTGtgcaatattttaa
- the LOC134540819 gene encoding uncharacterized protein LOC134540819 isoform X4, producing the protein MINFYNVITDLQRIFFQYKQGKLSNIPEIDFFGAPFTFEKWMHLECAQGPKYKQSEQTVDELMVKKLREVIQKESPVNTYLRYYIKVCCAESHSHSMTSSHLSQQINKDLAIEIKRLVNEGITSTREVKLLLQEYVKSKFADNKMPCRLSKAFFPEDSVIYTHVHRALFSNKKEQMDQEVLQQTINEWKIQNSDDLFFYRPYEDVGDVKSLLFCYQSKWQQKLLLRYGSVCLLDATYKTTKYALPLFFLAVKTNVGYSVVGTFIVQSESTESIAEALKVFQEWLPEWQPQFWMTDFSEAEIGAIDKIFPESTVYLCSFHREQAWLRWVRKSGNVTNGDAEEILSMWRAIAASRDEVEFHVNVEKMNTSNIMQRNPKASHYFATRWLSHECRWVQAYSEKDLVTIIHTNNGIESQNKVLKHSYLCHSSDKSLTGMLKIVINNYLPDVYRKYCSKNSTVKLFNSEIPSYLINRPQHFIKHVLTRISAARFDFSKDSITEISEGIFGVQSSTDREKFYCVNFDNATCTCMDFITFRFPCKHMCAIF; encoded by the exons ATCTACAAAGGATTTTTTTCCAATATAAACAGGGGAAATTAAGCAACATCCCTGAGATTGATTTCTTCGGGGCACCATTTACGTTTGAAAAATGGATGCACCTAGAATGTGCCCAAGGCCCAAAATATAAACAGTCTGAACAAACAGTTGATGAACTG ATGGTGAAAAAACTGAGGGAAGTGATTCAGAAAGAATCTCCTGTTAACACCTACCTACGCTACTACATAAAAGTATGTTGTGCAGAGAGCCATAGTCATTCGATGACTTCATCACACCTCAGCCAACAAATCAATAAAGATCTGGCAATAGAAATCAAAAGACTTGTAAATGAAGGAATTACAAGTACAagagaagtaaaattattattacaagaGTATGTAAAAAGTAAATTTGCTGACAACAAAATGCCTTGTAGGCTAAGTAAAGCTTTCTTTCCAGAAGATTCTGTTATTTACACACATGTACATAGGGcactattttcaaataaaaaagaaCAAATGGACCAAGAAGTGTTGCAGCAAACCATCAACGAATGGAAAATTCAAAATAGCGATGACCTTTTTTTTTACCGGCCGTATGAAGATGTTGGTGATGTGAAATCTTTATTGTTTTGTTACCAATCAAAATGGCAACAGAAGTTGCTATTGCGGTATGGTAGTGTGTGTCTGTTGGACGCCACATACAAAACGACGAAATATGctttgccacttttttttttagcagtcaaGACCAATGTCGGCTACAGTGTTGTTGGTACGTTTATAGTGCAATCCGAAAGCACAGAATCGATTGCAGAAGCTTTAAAAGTATTCCAGGAATGGCTTCCTGAATGGCAACCACAATTCTGGATGACAGACTTCAGTGAGGCAGAAATAGGTGCGATAGACAAAATCTTTCCTGAAAGCACTGTGTACTTATGCTCATTTCACAGGGAGCAAGCCTGGTTAAGGTGGGTGAGGAAGAGCGGTAATGTCACTAATGGTGATGCAGAAGAGATTTTAAGTATGTGGCGTGCCATTGCAGCTTCAAGAGATGAGGTTGAGTTTCATGTTAATGTAGAAAAAATGAACACAAGCAACATCATGCAACGGAACCCCAAAGCGTCCCATTATTTTGCTACTCGGTGGCTATCTCATGAGTGTAGGTGGGTACAAGCCTACAGTGAAAAAGATCTTGTCACAATTATTCACACCAATAATGGAATTGAAAGTCAAAATAAAGTGTTGAAGCATTCATATCTGTGTCACAGTTCTGATAAATCTCTGACTGGAATGCTCAAGATAGTAATCAACAACTATTTACCAGACGTGTACAGAAAATATTGCTCCAAGAATTCTACTGTCAAGTTGTTTAATTCTGAGATTCCATCATATTTAATCAATCGACCACAGCATTTTATAAAACACGTTCTCACTAGAATAAGTGCTGCCCGATTTGACTTCAGCAAGGACTCCATTACAGAAATTTCAGAAGGGATTTTTGGAGTCCAAAGTTCTACGGATAGAGAGAAATTTTACTGTGTTAATTTTGATAATGCTACATGCACTTGCATGGACTTCATTACTTTCAGATTTCCTTGCAAACACATGTGtgcaatattttaa
- the LOC134540819 gene encoding uncharacterized protein LOC134540819 isoform X3, which yields MHLECAQGPKYKQSEQTVDELPDHPHGRKKKFLIGNTKKIGCQAVMSVRCVRVYPEFPAEDTERKKRAMVKKLREVIQKESPVNTYLRYYIKVCCAESHSHSMTSSHLSQQINKDLAIEIKRLVNEGITSTREVKLLLQEYVKSKFADNKMPCRLSKAFFPEDSVIYTHVHRALFSNKKEQMDQEVLQQTINEWKIQNSDDLFFYRPYEDVGDVKSLLFCYQSKWQQKLLLRYGSVCLLDATYKTTKYALPLFFLAVKTNVGYSVVGTFIVQSESTESIAEALKVFQEWLPEWQPQFWMTDFSEAEIGAIDKIFPESTVYLCSFHREQAWLRWVRKSGNVTNGDAEEILSMWRAIAASRDEVEFHVNVEKMNTSNIMQRNPKASHYFATRWLSHECRWVQAYSEKDLVTIIHTNNGIESQNKVLKHSYLCHSSDKSLTGMLKIVINNYLPDVYRKYCSKNSTVKLFNSEIPSYLINRPQHFIKHVLTRISAARFDFSKDSITEISEGIFGVQSSTDREKFYCVNFDNATCTCMDFITFRFPCKHMCAIF from the exons ATGCACCTAGAATGTGCCCAAGGCCCAAAATATAAACAGTCTGAACAAACAGTTGATGAACTG cctgatCACCCACATGGCAGAAAAAAGAAATTCCTAATTGgaaacaccaaaaaaattggctgtcaAGCAGTCATGTCGGTCAGGTGTGTCCGTGTGTACCCTGAATTTCCTGCAGAAGACACGGAGAGGAAGAAACGTGCT ATGGTGAAAAAACTGAGGGAAGTGATTCAGAAAGAATCTCCTGTTAACACCTACCTACGCTACTACATAAAAGTATGTTGTGCAGAGAGCCATAGTCATTCGATGACTTCATCACACCTCAGCCAACAAATCAATAAAGATCTGGCAATAGAAATCAAAAGACTTGTAAATGAAGGAATTACAAGTACAagagaagtaaaattattattacaagaGTATGTAAAAAGTAAATTTGCTGACAACAAAATGCCTTGTAGGCTAAGTAAAGCTTTCTTTCCAGAAGATTCTGTTATTTACACACATGTACATAGGGcactattttcaaataaaaaagaaCAAATGGACCAAGAAGTGTTGCAGCAAACCATCAACGAATGGAAAATTCAAAATAGCGATGACCTTTTTTTTTACCGGCCGTATGAAGATGTTGGTGATGTGAAATCTTTATTGTTTTGTTACCAATCAAAATGGCAACAGAAGTTGCTATTGCGGTATGGTAGTGTGTGTCTGTTGGACGCCACATACAAAACGACGAAATATGctttgccacttttttttttagcagtcaaGACCAATGTCGGCTACAGTGTTGTTGGTACGTTTATAGTGCAATCCGAAAGCACAGAATCGATTGCAGAAGCTTTAAAAGTATTCCAGGAATGGCTTCCTGAATGGCAACCACAATTCTGGATGACAGACTTCAGTGAGGCAGAAATAGGTGCGATAGACAAAATCTTTCCTGAAAGCACTGTGTACTTATGCTCATTTCACAGGGAGCAAGCCTGGTTAAGGTGGGTGAGGAAGAGCGGTAATGTCACTAATGGTGATGCAGAAGAGATTTTAAGTATGTGGCGTGCCATTGCAGCTTCAAGAGATGAGGTTGAGTTTCATGTTAATGTAGAAAAAATGAACACAAGCAACATCATGCAACGGAACCCCAAAGCGTCCCATTATTTTGCTACTCGGTGGCTATCTCATGAGTGTAGGTGGGTACAAGCCTACAGTGAAAAAGATCTTGTCACAATTATTCACACCAATAATGGAATTGAAAGTCAAAATAAAGTGTTGAAGCATTCATATCTGTGTCACAGTTCTGATAAATCTCTGACTGGAATGCTCAAGATAGTAATCAACAACTATTTACCAGACGTGTACAGAAAATATTGCTCCAAGAATTCTACTGTCAAGTTGTTTAATTCTGAGATTCCATCATATTTAATCAATCGACCACAGCATTTTATAAAACACGTTCTCACTAGAATAAGTGCTGCCCGATTTGACTTCAGCAAGGACTCCATTACAGAAATTTCAGAAGGGATTTTTGGAGTCCAAAGTTCTACGGATAGAGAGAAATTTTACTGTGTTAATTTTGATAATGCTACATGCACTTGCATGGACTTCATTACTTTCAGATTTCCTTGCAAACACATGTGtgcaatattttaa
- the LOC134540819 gene encoding uncharacterized protein LOC134540819 isoform X5, with protein sequence MSVRCVRVYPEFPAEDTERKKRAMVKKLREVIQKESPVNTYLRYYIKVCCAESHSHSMTSSHLSQQINKDLAIEIKRLVNEGITSTREVKLLLQEYVKSKFADNKMPCRLSKAFFPEDSVIYTHVHRALFSNKKEQMDQEVLQQTINEWKIQNSDDLFFYRPYEDVGDVKSLLFCYQSKWQQKLLLRYGSVCLLDATYKTTKYALPLFFLAVKTNVGYSVVGTFIVQSESTESIAEALKVFQEWLPEWQPQFWMTDFSEAEIGAIDKIFPESTVYLCSFHREQAWLRWVRKSGNVTNGDAEEILSMWRAIAASRDEVEFHVNVEKMNTSNIMQRNPKASHYFATRWLSHECRWVQAYSEKDLVTIIHTNNGIESQNKVLKHSYLCHSSDKSLTGMLKIVINNYLPDVYRKYCSKNSTVKLFNSEIPSYLINRPQHFIKHVLTRISAARFDFSKDSITEISEGIFGVQSSTDREKFYCVNFDNATCTCMDFITFRFPCKHMCAIF encoded by the exons ATGTCGGTCAGGTGTGTCCGTGTGTACCCTGAATTTCCTGCAGAAGACACGGAGAGGAAGAAACGTGCT ATGGTGAAAAAACTGAGGGAAGTGATTCAGAAAGAATCTCCTGTTAACACCTACCTACGCTACTACATAAAAGTATGTTGTGCAGAGAGCCATAGTCATTCGATGACTTCATCACACCTCAGCCAACAAATCAATAAAGATCTGGCAATAGAAATCAAAAGACTTGTAAATGAAGGAATTACAAGTACAagagaagtaaaattattattacaagaGTATGTAAAAAGTAAATTTGCTGACAACAAAATGCCTTGTAGGCTAAGTAAAGCTTTCTTTCCAGAAGATTCTGTTATTTACACACATGTACATAGGGcactattttcaaataaaaaagaaCAAATGGACCAAGAAGTGTTGCAGCAAACCATCAACGAATGGAAAATTCAAAATAGCGATGACCTTTTTTTTTACCGGCCGTATGAAGATGTTGGTGATGTGAAATCTTTATTGTTTTGTTACCAATCAAAATGGCAACAGAAGTTGCTATTGCGGTATGGTAGTGTGTGTCTGTTGGACGCCACATACAAAACGACGAAATATGctttgccacttttttttttagcagtcaaGACCAATGTCGGCTACAGTGTTGTTGGTACGTTTATAGTGCAATCCGAAAGCACAGAATCGATTGCAGAAGCTTTAAAAGTATTCCAGGAATGGCTTCCTGAATGGCAACCACAATTCTGGATGACAGACTTCAGTGAGGCAGAAATAGGTGCGATAGACAAAATCTTTCCTGAAAGCACTGTGTACTTATGCTCATTTCACAGGGAGCAAGCCTGGTTAAGGTGGGTGAGGAAGAGCGGTAATGTCACTAATGGTGATGCAGAAGAGATTTTAAGTATGTGGCGTGCCATTGCAGCTTCAAGAGATGAGGTTGAGTTTCATGTTAATGTAGAAAAAATGAACACAAGCAACATCATGCAACGGAACCCCAAAGCGTCCCATTATTTTGCTACTCGGTGGCTATCTCATGAGTGTAGGTGGGTACAAGCCTACAGTGAAAAAGATCTTGTCACAATTATTCACACCAATAATGGAATTGAAAGTCAAAATAAAGTGTTGAAGCATTCATATCTGTGTCACAGTTCTGATAAATCTCTGACTGGAATGCTCAAGATAGTAATCAACAACTATTTACCAGACGTGTACAGAAAATATTGCTCCAAGAATTCTACTGTCAAGTTGTTTAATTCTGAGATTCCATCATATTTAATCAATCGACCACAGCATTTTATAAAACACGTTCTCACTAGAATAAGTGCTGCCCGATTTGACTTCAGCAAGGACTCCATTACAGAAATTTCAGAAGGGATTTTTGGAGTCCAAAGTTCTACGGATAGAGAGAAATTTTACTGTGTTAATTTTGATAATGCTACATGCACTTGCATGGACTTCATTACTTTCAGATTTCCTTGCAAACACATGTGtgcaatattttaa